One genomic segment of Aquipluma nitroreducens includes these proteins:
- a CDS encoding DUF2249 domain-containing protein has translation MKINSETKISVLIKENSNAIEAIVSVNPHFSKLRNPLLRGILASRTSIGDAARIGKCDIEVLFKSLAEIGFEIEKDAILKEEKIEQSANSEILNAIKLAKVTSLDVRPTLERGGDPFNEIMGELMRLQDGYALEVINTFEPTPLIKIANARGYSSRIETKEDAVYTYFFKVGEAKEEARSSNLVFRVSVSEHEERRAKCKKDIREIDVRDLEMPLPMVTILKELEELKENGALYVHHKKVPQYLLPELAERNFKTWIAEVDENNVKLLIHK, from the coding sequence ATGAAAATTAACAGCGAAACAAAAATATCAGTTCTAATTAAAGAAAACTCAAACGCAATTGAAGCTATCGTTTCTGTCAACCCTCATTTTAGCAAATTAAGAAATCCATTGCTCCGTGGAATATTAGCTTCAAGAACCAGTATTGGAGATGCTGCCCGAATTGGAAAATGTGACATTGAGGTTCTTTTTAAATCACTTGCTGAAATAGGTTTCGAGATTGAAAAAGATGCGATTTTGAAAGAAGAGAAAATAGAGCAATCTGCAAATTCCGAAATTTTAAACGCCATTAAATTGGCCAAGGTGACCTCGTTGGATGTCAGGCCAACTTTGGAAAGAGGTGGAGACCCATTCAATGAAATAATGGGCGAACTAATGAGGCTTCAGGATGGATACGCATTGGAAGTTATCAATACGTTTGAACCAACGCCACTGATTAAAATAGCGAATGCCAGAGGATATTCGAGTAGGATTGAAACAAAAGAAGATGCCGTTTACACTTATTTCTTTAAAGTGGGCGAAGCCAAAGAAGAAGCCCGTTCCAGCAACCTGGTTTTCCGGGTTTCTGTGTCAGAACATGAAGAAAGAAGGGCCAAATGTAAAAAGGATATTCGTGAAATTGATGTTCGCGACTTAGAGATGCCATTACCCATGGTCACTATTTTAAAAGAGTTAGAAGAGTTGAAAGAAAACGGTGCACTCTATGTGCATCATAAAAAAGTGCCTCAATATTTATTACCCGAATTGGCTGAACGGAATTTTAAGACCTGGATTGCCGAGGTGGACGAAAACAACGTTAAACTTTTAATTCATAAATAA
- a CDS encoding CopD family protein, with product MTTNYFISIFVHVICAAFWIGGMLFIPLVLVPGIKNQPNRVLLLHKTGIKFRFYGWLAVIILIISGVLNIYFRGLPFTVEFFINTSYGKLLSLKLALFVVMLLVGGIHDFYFGMKSIDEMQQSLGKKFKMLARWTGMLNLLLALIIAFLGIAISRGGF from the coding sequence ATGACAACAAATTATTTTATTTCGATTTTTGTACATGTGATTTGTGCAGCATTTTGGATAGGCGGTATGCTGTTTATCCCCCTTGTTTTAGTGCCAGGCATAAAAAATCAACCCAACCGTGTGTTGTTACTCCATAAAACCGGGATTAAATTCCGGTTTTATGGTTGGCTGGCAGTCATAATCCTGATTATAAGCGGAGTTTTAAACATCTATTTCAGAGGACTTCCCTTTACAGTCGAATTTTTCATTAACACAAGCTACGGAAAATTACTAAGCTTGAAATTGGCCCTTTTCGTGGTTATGCTACTAGTTGGTGGAATTCATGATTTTTATTTTGGCATGAAATCGATTGATGAAATGCAACAATCATTAGGAAAGAAATTCAAAATGTTAGCACGGTGGACCGGAATGCTTAATCTGTTGCTGGCCTTAATTATTGCCTTTCTGGGCATTGCGATATCGCGAGGTGGATTCTGA
- the narI gene encoding respiratory nitrate reductase subunit gamma, whose product MDNYINNLLFTYLPHIAMTLFWFGVITRIVKTSKSLQAESSQFLSKKGQRWGGNLFHYGIILVFIGHFMGLFTPEHFYHLFMTTATKKILAVIMGSVFGTAAVVGITILLVRRLKDQRIRINSSIADILLIALLLFEMGLGLISVAISAGSSVENYAALGEWAQKVITFQPDAGVVIAGHSLIYKLHIVTGLFIFMIFPYTKLMHMFVMPLAYFFRSGYQLVRRGFTKRPA is encoded by the coding sequence ATGGATAATTATATCAACAACCTGTTATTCACCTATTTGCCACACATCGCCATGACTCTTTTCTGGTTTGGTGTTATCACTCGAATAGTAAAAACATCAAAATCATTACAAGCTGAATCGAGCCAGTTTCTCTCGAAGAAAGGCCAGCGATGGGGAGGCAATTTGTTTCATTATGGCATTATCCTGGTTTTTATCGGACACTTTATGGGCCTTTTTACTCCTGAACATTTTTATCACCTGTTTATGACCACTGCAACAAAAAAGATATTGGCAGTTATAATGGGGTCTGTTTTTGGCACCGCCGCCGTGGTCGGAATAACGATACTTCTCGTCAGGCGACTTAAGGACCAACGGATCAGAATAAACAGTTCAATTGCGGATATCCTCTTGATCGCTTTGCTTTTATTTGAAATGGGACTGGGGTTGATCTCTGTAGCCATTTCTGCCGGATCTTCCGTTGAAAACTATGCCGCTTTAGGTGAATGGGCGCAAAAGGTTATTACTTTTCAACCAGATGCAGGTGTAGTAATTGCAGGACATAGCCTTATTTACAAATTGCACATAGTAACGGGACTTTTCATTTTTATGATTTTCCCCTACACGAAACTCATGCACATGTTTGTGATGCCGCTTGCTTATTTTTTCAGATCGGGTTATCAACTGGTAAGGCGCGGATTTACAAAACGGCCAGCCTGA
- the mobC gene encoding conjugal transfer protein MobC, whose protein sequence is MAMQTGENEQAMRKILDMTRLISIIILVIHFYYYCYGAFQEWGLSSALSDRLLGNIYRTGLFGNFHKSKLIALGFLFISLLGARGRKDEKLNHKTAFAYIITGLLIYFTSYLALLVKIKTTKLAMVYIGLTSIGFLLVLSGGTLLSRIISNKLNNKDIFNRENETFPQEERLLENEYSINLPARYHLKDKVCESWINIINPFRGVMVLGTPGSGKSYFVIRHIITQHIRKGFTMFVYDFKFDDLSRIAYNTWLKNKHRYPKPPTFYVINFDDLTRSHRCNPLEPSAMTDITDAAESARTILMGLNREWIKRQGDFFVESPINFLTAVIWYLRKYKDGEFCTLPHVIELMQVDYDSLFTLLRMEKEIEVLINPFVNAYLNDVMEQLEGQIAAAKVAMARLSSPQLYYVLSGNDFTLDINNPDDPKIVCMGNNPQKIQIYGAVLSLYVTRLVKLVNKKGKQKSSLIFDEFPTIYLNNMDSLIATARSNKVATCLGIQDFSQLRKDYGREQADVIMNITGNIVSGQVTGDTAKQLSERFGKIMQDRESLSINASDTSISRSKQLESAVPPSKISTLSSGEFVGMVADDPDCKIDLKTFHCEILNDHAALKKEQEAYKDIQVIRKLDNTMVQRNYLQIKQDVQDIIHSEMERLLNDPGLAHLVVRKV, encoded by the coding sequence ATGGCAATGCAGACAGGTGAGAATGAACAGGCGATGAGGAAAATTCTGGATATGACTAGGCTGATTAGCATTATAATATTAGTGATCCATTTTTATTATTACTGTTACGGTGCTTTCCAGGAGTGGGGATTGAGCAGTGCACTGAGCGATCGCTTACTGGGCAATATTTACAGAACGGGATTGTTTGGAAATTTTCATAAATCCAAGCTAATTGCCTTGGGCTTTCTGTTTATCTCCCTGTTGGGTGCAAGAGGCAGGAAAGACGAAAAGCTGAATCATAAAACAGCCTTTGCATATATCATCACCGGACTGTTAATTTATTTTACAAGTTACCTGGCCTTGCTGGTGAAAATAAAGACAACGAAACTGGCAATGGTTTATATCGGCCTTACTTCAATTGGTTTTTTGCTCGTGCTATCGGGCGGTACATTGTTATCGAGGATTATCAGTAATAAGCTCAATAATAAAGATATTTTTAACCGTGAGAACGAGACGTTTCCGCAGGAAGAACGTCTGTTGGAGAACGAATATTCAATTAATCTACCTGCCCGATACCATCTTAAAGATAAGGTATGTGAAAGCTGGATCAACATTATTAATCCTTTTCGTGGAGTAATGGTGTTGGGGACTCCCGGTTCTGGAAAATCTTATTTCGTGATACGCCACATCATAACACAACATATCCGCAAAGGCTTTACGATGTTTGTGTACGATTTTAAGTTTGACGACCTTTCAAGAATTGCATATAATACATGGCTGAAAAACAAACATAGGTACCCAAAACCGCCGACATTTTATGTGATCAATTTTGACGACCTGACCCGCAGCCACCGCTGTAACCCACTGGAACCTTCGGCCATGACCGACATTACCGATGCGGCAGAATCTGCCCGTACCATCCTGATGGGATTGAACCGGGAATGGATCAAGCGTCAAGGTGATTTTTTTGTGGAATCGCCAATCAACTTTCTGACGGCGGTAATATGGTATTTACGAAAGTATAAGGATGGTGAATTTTGTACCCTGCCACACGTCATTGAGCTGATGCAGGTGGACTATGATAGTCTGTTTACACTACTCAGGATGGAGAAAGAAATTGAGGTACTGATCAATCCTTTTGTGAATGCATACCTCAATGATGTGATGGAGCAACTGGAAGGCCAAATTGCTGCTGCAAAAGTGGCCATGGCCAGGCTTTCTTCGCCACAATTGTACTACGTTTTATCCGGCAACGACTTTACGCTTGATATCAATAATCCAGATGATCCTAAGATTGTCTGCATGGGCAATAATCCGCAAAAGATACAGATTTACGGGGCTGTATTATCTCTCTATGTAACCCGTTTGGTGAAGTTGGTGAACAAGAAAGGTAAACAAAAGAGCAGCCTAATTTTTGATGAATTCCCAACTATTTACCTCAATAATATGGACAGCCTGATTGCAACGGCAAGAAGCAACAAAGTGGCAACCTGTCTGGGTATTCAGGACTTTAGCCAGCTCCGTAAGGATTATGGCAGGGAGCAGGCAGATGTGATCATGAACATTACCGGAAACATAGTTAGCGGACAAGTTACGGGCGATACGGCCAAACAATTATCAGAACGCTTTGGCAAGATTATGCAGGATCGGGAAAGCCTTTCCATTAACGCTTCTGATACTTCCATCAGCCGTTCCAAACAATTGGAATCTGCGGTACCACCCTCTAAAATTTCTACACTTAGTTCCGGGGAGTTTGTAGGCATGGTGGCCGATGATCCAGACTGTAAAATTGACCTGAAAACTTTCCATTGCGAGATATTGAACGACCATGCAGCGCTGAAGAAAGAACAGGAAGCTTACAAGGATATTCAGGTCATACGCAAGCTGGACAATACCATGGTGCAACGCAACTATTTGCAGATAAAACAGGATGTTCAGGATATAATTCATTCCGAAATGGAACGATTGCTGAATGACCCTGGGCTAGCACATTTGGTTGTGAGAAAGGTGTAG
- the narJ gene encoding nitrate reductase molybdenum cofactor assembly chaperone: protein MLKTYKIISLLITYPNEEIYDFLPQVNSSLKEENLMNAEAISGIDIFVDFFAKKPLTFWQEHYVQLFDYSRSVSLYLFEHVHGDSKDRGQAMVDLIGLYNENGLNINRPELPDYLPVFLEFLAMQTQSKAMDYLSEIIDIVGFIHKKLEDKDNPYKYLLSAIIKLSGRKPAEARIEKMETEMPEISIDEAYEEEPVTFGDENACLNCKS, encoded by the coding sequence ATGCTGAAAACTTATAAAATAATTTCGCTGTTGATTACTTATCCCAACGAGGAAATTTATGACTTTTTACCTCAGGTTAATTCTTCACTTAAGGAGGAGAATTTGATGAACGCCGAAGCCATTTCCGGAATAGACATTTTTGTTGACTTTTTTGCAAAAAAGCCACTGACATTTTGGCAAGAGCACTATGTTCAACTGTTCGATTATTCGCGCTCGGTTTCTCTTTACCTGTTTGAGCATGTACATGGCGATTCAAAAGACCGCGGTCAGGCCATGGTTGACCTGATCGGTCTTTACAATGAAAATGGATTAAATATAAACCGTCCGGAATTACCTGATTATCTGCCTGTATTTCTCGAATTCCTTGCCATGCAAACGCAATCAAAGGCTATGGATTATCTTTCTGAGATTATTGATATTGTAGGCTTTATTCACAAAAAGCTGGAAGATAAGGACAATCCATATAAATATCTTTTATCTGCCATCATCAAATTATCTGGCCGCAAACCCGCCGAAGCCCGGATTGAAAAAATGGAAACAGAAATGCCTGAAATCAGTATTGATGAAGCTTACGAAGAAGAGCCCGTAACATTCGGAGACGAAAATGCTTGTTTAAATTGTAAATCATAA
- a CDS encoding carboxymuconolactone decarboxylase family protein produces MGNRHCRSPYCICLHTKQAMRKGTSKEEIIEVIWIASEMREVAASEHAAAALDEMI; encoded by the coding sequence TTGGGAAACAGACATTGTAGGAGTCCATATTGCATATGCTTACATACAAAACAGGCGATGAGGAAAGGAACAAGCAAGGAAGAAATTATTGAAGTGATATGGATTGCTTCCGAAATGCGAGAAGTAGCAGCATCTGAACATGCTGCTGCTGCTCTGGACGAAATGATATAA
- a CDS encoding pyridoxamine 5'-phosphate oxidase family protein yields the protein MLNEKLLEILSHPADGEVAIVTKGTDGAHVVNTWNSYVNITLDGRMLIPVGGMNKTEKNVEENQLVKLTIGNREVQGLNYKGAGFLITGIARFIKDGPDFNLIKAKFPWARAVLEITIKTAVQTL from the coding sequence ATGTTGAACGAAAAACTATTGGAAATTTTGTCCCATCCTGCTGATGGGGAGGTAGCAATTGTAACTAAGGGTACAGATGGAGCTCATGTTGTAAATACCTGGAATAGCTATGTCAATATTACGTTGGATGGGAGAATGTTAATTCCCGTGGGGGGAATGAATAAAACAGAAAAAAATGTTGAAGAGAATCAGTTGGTTAAACTGACCATTGGAAATCGCGAAGTTCAGGGGCTAAATTACAAGGGAGCAGGCTTTCTGATTACCGGAATAGCAAGATTTATAAAGGATGGCCCCGATTTTAATTTGATCAAAGCTAAGTTTCCATGGGCCAGGGCAGTACTCGAAATAACAATCAAAACTGCTGTACAAACCCTCTAA
- a CDS encoding carboxymuconolactone decarboxylase family protein, whose protein sequence is MEERLNYSMVAPDAIKAMYELEKYVHDSGLEHSLYELVKTRASQINGCAYCIDMHTKDARKAGETEQRLYALDAWRETPFYTQRERAALAWTEALTLISENDMSDSLYESARKHFDEKEMVALTMAIVAINGWNRLAIGFRAVPGSYES, encoded by the coding sequence ATGGAAGAAAGATTAAACTATTCAATGGTGGCTCCTGATGCCATAAAAGCCATGTATGAACTCGAGAAATATGTACATGATTCGGGGCTCGAACACTCGCTTTACGAGTTGGTGAAAACTAGGGCATCCCAAATAAACGGCTGTGCCTATTGCATCGACATGCACACAAAGGATGCCCGCAAGGCAGGCGAGACAGAACAACGTTTGTATGCCTTAGATGCCTGGCGGGAAACTCCATTTTATACCCAACGTGAGCGGGCTGCATTGGCTTGGACAGAAGCATTAACATTGATTTCAGAAAATGATATGTCTGATTCATTATATGAATCTGCCCGGAAACATTTTGATGAAAAAGAAATGGTAGCGCTCACCATGGCTATAGTTGCTATTAACGGATGGAATCGTTTGGCAATTGGATTTCGTGCTGTTCCTGGCAGTTATGAATCATAA
- a CDS encoding DUF6448 family protein, translated as MKNTEKNVGQKNRGKKNIFKLTGAAFLLFMLTLFAGTPASAHCDSYDGPVIKDATKALETNNANLILKWITPEQEKEIILLFKKTYQLRGGDKEVYAIVEKHFFETLVRLHREKEGAPYTGLKPAGTTKQIIQMTDKALQEGNVDDFLVKFNSHINKVIREKYQKVSELNKVKDNSTELGREFVEAYVDYTHTVEALHDIIEHGGGHAGHKE; from the coding sequence ATGAAAAACACAGAAAAGAATGTCGGACAGAAAAACAGAGGCAAAAAAAACATCTTTAAGTTAACAGGCGCTGCCTTTCTATTATTTATGTTGACTCTATTTGCCGGTACACCTGCGTCAGCGCATTGTGATTCGTATGATGGCCCTGTTATCAAAGATGCCACCAAAGCGCTCGAAACAAACAATGCCAATTTAATCCTGAAATGGATTACTCCGGAACAGGAAAAGGAAATTATTCTTTTATTCAAAAAAACCTATCAATTGAGGGGTGGTGATAAAGAGGTTTACGCAATTGTTGAAAAACACTTCTTCGAAACCCTTGTCCGTTTGCACCGTGAAAAAGAAGGCGCACCTTACACTGGGCTAAAACCTGCCGGAACCACAAAACAAATTATCCAAATGACTGACAAAGCGCTTCAGGAAGGCAATGTGGATGATTTCCTGGTAAAATTTAATAGCCACATTAATAAGGTAATCCGCGAAAAATATCAAAAAGTTTCGGAACTGAATAAAGTAAAAGATAATTCAACAGAGCTAGGCCGGGAATTCGTAGAAGCTTACGTTGATTACACGCATACTGTTGAAGCATTGCACGATATTATTGAACACGGCGGTGGACACGCAGGTCATAAGGAGTAA
- a CDS encoding pyridoxamine 5'-phosphate oxidase family protein — translation MPILTQEMKDMIATQQCFVGTVNADGTPNVAPKRSTRVLSDDSLIFTEGTGGATYANIKRGSKVSISIVNREILDGYRFVGNASLQESGELFEQAAAMSAQLGRPKPFAVVIIHITEIHSLKPGPSAGKKIA, via the coding sequence ATGCCAATATTGACACAGGAAATGAAAGACATGATTGCAACACAGCAATGTTTTGTGGGAACAGTTAATGCAGATGGAACACCAAATGTAGCACCAAAGCGGTCAACCCGAGTACTATCTGACGATTCTCTTATTTTTACTGAAGGTACTGGTGGTGCAACTTACGCAAATATCAAAAGAGGATCAAAAGTTTCTATTTCTATTGTAAATCGCGAAATTTTAGATGGATATAGATTTGTTGGAAATGCTTCATTGCAGGAAAGTGGAGAATTATTTGAACAGGCGGCTGCAATGTCTGCACAATTAGGGAGGCCTAAACCATTTGCTGTTGTTATAATTCATATAACTGAAATTCATTCACTTAAACCAGGTCCTTCTGCCGGTAAAAAAATAGCTTAA
- a CDS encoding helix-turn-helix domain-containing protein gives MKYFFLIAAFNAFFFAVLLFQKKPKAVHDKILIFWLAFLGLYTGVYGLFSNELFTYFPLLSASFISLLLLHGPFLYFYISSLVVNSNKFRTKDLLHFTPFLLFNLYLIIVSYLPRVSERISLSHVASEHESPLLFQLFLMLVVLSSPVYFVFSIRLFKSLDIQIFNNFSSAENINLDWLRKLVYIFGSVWTLLMVVATIHHVFHLFSWIFCTDGISLSLSIFIILIGYYGLKQKELFSFPEKESFILEQKPEKYSGSRLKESEAGLYLEKLNRFMEEEKPYLNPDLNLPQLAKEVEIPSHYLSQVINENIGLNFFDFINRQRVEDVKNKMSDPRYNNFSILGIAFESGFNSKSAFNRVFKNITGITPSEYKKTLSV, from the coding sequence ATGAAATATTTCTTTTTAATAGCAGCTTTCAATGCCTTCTTTTTCGCTGTTTTACTTTTTCAGAAAAAACCGAAGGCGGTACACGATAAGATACTTATTTTCTGGCTAGCTTTTTTGGGCTTATATACAGGAGTATATGGCCTTTTTTCAAATGAATTGTTCACGTACTTTCCACTTTTGTCGGCCAGTTTTATTTCACTACTTTTATTGCATGGCCCTTTTCTATATTTCTATATTTCCTCCCTGGTAGTTAACTCAAATAAATTTAGAACCAAAGACCTGCTCCATTTTACCCCATTTCTCCTGTTTAACCTTTATCTGATCATTGTATCTTATTTACCGAGAGTATCGGAGCGAATCAGTTTAAGCCATGTAGCAAGTGAACATGAATCGCCCTTATTGTTTCAGCTGTTTTTAATGCTGGTTGTCTTATCGAGTCCTGTATATTTTGTGTTTTCAATCCGGCTATTTAAAAGCCTGGATATTCAAATTTTTAATAATTTTTCAAGTGCTGAAAATATAAATCTCGACTGGCTGCGGAAGTTGGTGTACATATTTGGATCCGTATGGACTTTATTGATGGTTGTTGCTACCATTCACCACGTGTTTCATCTTTTTTCGTGGATTTTTTGCACTGATGGAATTTCGCTTTCATTGTCGATTTTTATCATCCTTATCGGTTATTATGGGTTAAAACAGAAAGAACTATTTTCATTTCCCGAAAAGGAATCTTTTATTCTGGAACAGAAACCTGAAAAGTATTCAGGCTCAAGGCTAAAAGAGTCGGAAGCCGGATTATACCTGGAGAAACTGAACCGTTTTATGGAAGAAGAAAAACCTTACCTGAATCCGGATTTAAATCTTCCACAATTGGCTAAAGAAGTGGAAATCCCATCACATTATTTATCACAGGTGATTAATGAAAATATTGGACTGAACTTCTTTGATTTTATTAACCGTCAACGTGTGGAAGATGTGAAAAATAAAATGTCAGATCCACGGTACAATAACTTTTCAATCCTGGGGATTGCCTTTGAATCCGGATTTAATTCCAAGTCGGCTTTTAATCGGGTGTTTAAAAATATTACTGGAATTACTCCCAGCGAATATAAAAAGACGCTTTCTGTTTAA
- a CDS encoding metal-sulfur cluster assembly factor: MNTEEKNIFELLKGVVDPELMVNIIDLGLIYGVTYNEPEHKIDIDLTLTSPGCPMGGLIIEDAQQLIESSYPNFEVKINLVWEPMWSIENLTEAGKEALGQI; this comes from the coding sequence ATGAATACGGAAGAAAAAAATATTTTTGAATTGCTCAAAGGAGTTGTTGATCCGGAATTAATGGTAAACATTATTGATCTGGGATTAATTTATGGCGTGACTTATAATGAGCCGGAACATAAAATCGATATAGATTTAACCCTCACCTCGCCCGGGTGCCCGATGGGCGGCTTGATCATTGAAGATGCCCAACAGTTGATCGAATCCAGTTATCCCAATTTTGAAGTCAAGATTAATCTTGTATGGGAACCCATGTGGTCAATTGAAAATCTTACAGAGGCAGGTAAAGAAGCTTTAGGCCAGATATAA
- a CDS encoding DUF2249 domain-containing protein produces MKTLDATKIEPRYKHPTIFQAYEDLAVGESFILHNDHDPKPLYYQFTAEKGKEFGWEYLQQGPDVWEVKISKMKVE; encoded by the coding sequence ATGAAAACGTTAGATGCAACGAAAATTGAACCCAGGTACAAACACCCCACCATCTTTCAAGCCTACGAAGATTTGGCTGTAGGAGAATCTTTTATCCTTCATAACGACCACGATCCAAAACCGCTTTACTATCAGTTTACCGCAGAAAAAGGGAAAGAATTTGGTTGGGAATACCTTCAACAAGGTCCAGATGTGTGGGAAGTAAAAATCAGTAAAATGAAAGTTGAATAA
- a CDS encoding oxygen-binding di-iron domain-containing protein has translation MEIKKGINYMTIIDQDLYQFSTYVQPINLSFHQYLLANEEPLLFHTGNIQQAKVLVPQLKAVLNDKTLKYIFVSHFESDECGGLSHILEHFPGVKPICSEVTARQLTGFGLASELIVKKPGERLLTKDYELEFFNYPCEMHLWEGLLVMETRRRIFFSSDLMMRFGEANGTHIESNWQMEIENIRLEQVPDPERRLQLQKTLMQLNPGFVATGHGPCLKLNK, from the coding sequence TTGGAAATAAAGAAAGGAATTAATTACATGACAATCATTGACCAAGATTTATATCAATTTAGTACCTACGTTCAGCCAATTAACCTTTCATTTCACCAATATTTACTAGCGAATGAAGAACCACTTCTGTTTCATACAGGTAATATTCAACAAGCAAAAGTCTTAGTACCGCAGTTGAAAGCAGTTCTCAATGATAAAACCCTGAAATACATCTTTGTTTCTCACTTTGAATCTGATGAATGCGGTGGATTGTCCCATATACTGGAACATTTTCCTGGTGTCAAACCCATTTGCTCCGAAGTGACAGCCCGTCAGCTAACCGGATTCGGACTTGCCAGCGAGTTGATTGTTAAGAAACCTGGCGAGAGACTCCTTACAAAGGACTATGAACTGGAATTCTTTAATTACCCCTGCGAAATGCATCTTTGGGAGGGTTTATTGGTCATGGAAACCCGACGCAGGATTTTCTTTAGCAGTGACCTGATGATGCGGTTTGGGGAAGCGAATGGTACTCATATAGAATCCAATTGGCAAATGGAAATTGAAAATATCAGGCTGGAGCAGGTTCCGGATCCTGAGCGCCGCCTACAGTTGCAAAAGACATTGATGCAATTAAACCCCGGGTTTGTGGCTACCGGCCATGGTCCCTGCCTTAAATTAAATAAATAA